A single Cyprinus carpio isolate SPL01 chromosome A6, ASM1834038v1, whole genome shotgun sequence DNA region contains:
- the cldn10a gene encoding claudin-10a — translation MGNMATEIIAFLLTISGWILISSTLPTDYWKVSSVDGTVITTATFWSNLWKTCVTDSTGVSNCKDFPSMLALDAYIQVCRGLMISAVCLGFFGATLALVGMKCTKIGGSETTKARITCLCGLHFILSGICSMTACSLYAHRITSEFFDPLFVKQKFELGAALFIGWAGSVLSILGGFIFCFSMTEGFSIREYSYNGATSVISTRTKITKMGRNPETPQKDLPDQSFSGRQFGRNAYV, via the exons ATGGGTAATATGGCAACAGAGATCATTGCCTTCCTTCTCACTATATCCGGATGGATTCTGATCTCCTCCACGCTCCCGACTGACTACTGGAAAGTGTCATCAGTGGACGGGACAGTCATCACCACGGCAACCTTTTGGTCCAATCTCTGGAAGACATGCGTTACGGATTCAACCGGAGTCTCCAACTGCAAGGACTTTCCTTCTATGCTTGCACTGGATG CTTATATCCAGGTGTGTCGTGGACTGATGATCTCAGCTGTGTGTTTGGGATTTTTTGGAGCTACCCTGGCACTAGTGGGCATGAAGTGCACTAAAATAGGGGGATCAGAGACCACCAAGGCCAGGATCACCTGTCTGTGTGGACTACACTTCATTCTCAGTG GAATCTGCTCTATGACCGCCTGCTCTCTCTATGCACACCGGATAACGTCAGAGTTCTTCGACCCCTTATTCGTGAAACAGAA ATTTGAGCTTGGTGCTGCCCTGTTCATTGGCTGGGCAGGATCTGTTCTCAGCATTCTTGGAGGATTTATCTTTTGCTTTTCCATGACAGAAGGATTCAGCATCAG AGAGTACTCCTACAACGGTGCCACGTCCGTCATATCAACACGAACAAAGATCACAAAGATGGGCAGAAACCCCGAGACTCCTCAGAAAGACCTTCCAGACCAGAGCTTCTCTGGCAGGCAGTTTGGGAGAAATGCATATGTTTGA